The following are encoded in a window of uncultured Sphaerochaeta sp. genomic DNA:
- a CDS encoding DUF2202 domain-containing protein, whose protein sequence is MRKTMILSVIFVVAMGAVLSAQPISEKQAELSQTEEMVETTEFEGLLYMAEEEKLARDVYLALYEKWGSRVFLNIANAEQQHMDAVSAVMKDKEIANPASTSEIGVFHNTEIAKLYESLVAQGSSSIEEAFLVGAIIEDLDIYDLQRYIAASEDEVEIWVYNNLLRGSENHMRAFVRQLDRYGLDYTARYISDAELSRILSRR, encoded by the coding sequence ATGCGAAAAACAATGATACTTTCCGTAATCTTCGTAGTGGCAATGGGTGCTGTCCTCTCTGCACAACCTATTAGCGAAAAGCAGGCTGAACTTTCCCAGACTGAAGAAATGGTAGAAACTACCGAGTTTGAAGGATTGCTCTATATGGCAGAGGAAGAGAAGCTTGCCAGGGATGTCTATCTTGCTCTTTATGAAAAGTGGGGAAGTCGTGTATTTCTCAACATTGCAAATGCTGAGCAACAGCACATGGATGCAGTTTCTGCAGTCATGAAAGACAAGGAGATAGCCAATCCTGCCAGTACCTCAGAGATCGGGGTCTTCCACAACACTGAAATTGCCAAACTCTATGAGAGTCTGGTTGCGCAAGGCAGCTCATCCATCGAAGAAGCTTTCCTGGTTGGAGCCATCATAGAGGATCTTGATATCTATGACTTGCAACGATACATTGCGGCAAGTGAGGATGAAGTGGAGATCTGGGTATATAATAATCTACTCAGAGGTTCAGAAAACCACATGCGTGCATTCGTAAGGCAGCTGGATAGATATGGTCTGGATTATACTGCCCGCTATATCAGCGATGCTGAACTTTCCAGAATCCTTTCACGACGCTGA
- a CDS encoding cupin domain-containing protein — protein MFVSHRDEIEKKNITEKVIKQVLIGPEQGWEDYVMRMFTLEKEGKAPHHSHPWQHIIFAVEGRGNLFMDGKDYPLESGSVAYVPDGIDHQISNAGEEQFVFICIVPKRGDA, from the coding sequence ATGTTTGTATCGCATCGTGATGAAATTGAGAAAAAGAATATAACTGAGAAAGTCATCAAGCAGGTCCTCATTGGCCCTGAACAAGGGTGGGAAGACTATGTAATGCGCATGTTCACCTTGGAGAAGGAAGGAAAGGCTCCTCACCACTCCCATCCCTGGCAACATATCATTTTTGCAGTGGAAGGGAGAGGGAATCTCTTTATGGATGGAAAGGACTATCCACTGGAAAGTGGATCGGTTGCCTATGTACCGGATGGAATCGACCATCAGATTTCCAACGCAGGAGAGGAGCAATTCGTGTTCATCTGCATCGTCCCCAAGCGAGGAGACGCCTGA
- a CDS encoding IclR family transcriptional regulator produces the protein MQKLISRVDTMGKKTNPAGEKQQTSGVIRTIVILETLSKHQSINLEQLSKETGLPKATLLRFLSTLVNLGYVYRDNTDLYSLTLKMFSVGSRGLEHIDLIHVANPVAQELCDELGETVHMGVLEEDKAVYVLKKESSFTIRMYSRVGKAIPLYCTAIGKVLLSDMPQDTLDEYLSSVKMKPFTPNTITDIGVLKQELQQIRDRGWASDNEEHEMGTLCIGSPIKDYTGKVVAAMSVSWPLFRFNPEEQEHITKSILAACTNLSHLLGWEEAK, from the coding sequence ATGCAAAAGCTTATTTCGAGGGTTGATACCATGGGGAAGAAAACCAATCCGGCAGGAGAAAAACAACAAACCAGCGGAGTTATTAGAACCATTGTCATCCTGGAGACATTGTCCAAGCATCAGAGCATCAATCTGGAACAACTATCCAAGGAGACGGGTTTACCAAAAGCAACCCTGCTCAGGTTTCTTTCCACCTTGGTCAACCTTGGCTATGTCTATCGGGATAACACAGACCTCTACAGCCTAACGCTGAAGATGTTCTCTGTGGGATCCCGTGGGCTTGAGCATATCGATCTGATTCATGTAGCCAATCCTGTCGCCCAAGAACTCTGTGATGAACTGGGTGAGACGGTGCATATGGGAGTACTGGAGGAGGACAAAGCTGTCTATGTCCTGAAGAAGGAGTCCTCCTTCACCATCAGAATGTACTCAAGGGTGGGAAAAGCAATTCCCCTGTACTGTACAGCTATTGGGAAGGTTCTGCTCAGTGATATGCCTCAAGACACCCTTGATGAATACCTCTCCTCTGTAAAGATGAAACCATTCACCCCAAACACCATTACTGATATTGGGGTATTGAAACAGGAATTGCAACAAATCCGCGATCGAGGCTGGGCAAGCGATAATGAAGAACATGAAATGGGCACGCTCTGCATTGGCTCCCCAATCAAGGACTACACAGGAAAGGTCGTTGCCGCGATGAGTGTCTCCTGGCCTCTTTTTCGCTTCAATCCGGAAGAACAAGAACACATCACCAAGTCAATACTGGCTGCATGTACAAACCTCTCTCACCTTCTAGGCTGGGAAGAGGCCAAGTAA
- a CDS encoding Gfo/Idh/MocA family oxidoreductase: MQQIRWGIIGCGNVTEVKSGPGFQKAEGASLVAVMRRNAEKAADYAGRHGVETWYDDALKLIEDPQVDAIYIATHPDSHHYYTLLAAAKGKPVYCEKPLGVSYAQSKEMVEYCKQHSIPFFSAYYRRALPKYLMIKEMIDSGKLGEIRAVHVELLQTIKPEDTVDKGRWRVQPEKSGGGLLLDVGSHSLDLIDFYFGPIIEATGEGRNQSQTYGADDIVHGSFRTERGVCGTGLWCFNTCKDEDTTTIFGSKGILSYSVLDIGKPITLETEKGTEVLAVPEPPEHVAQPLIQTVTDELLGKGHCLSTGESGMRTDWVMERLQGK, encoded by the coding sequence ATGCAACAAATTAGATGGGGTATTATCGGATGCGGCAATGTAACTGAAGTGAAAAGCGGCCCTGGATTCCAGAAAGCAGAGGGGGCTTCCCTTGTTGCTGTCATGAGGCGAAATGCGGAGAAGGCAGCAGATTATGCTGGGCGCCATGGAGTGGAGACCTGGTACGATGACGCACTCAAGCTCATTGAAGATCCACAGGTGGATGCAATCTACATTGCAACCCATCCAGACTCCCACCACTACTATACGCTCCTCGCTGCCGCAAAGGGAAAACCAGTCTACTGTGAAAAACCACTGGGGGTTTCCTATGCGCAAAGCAAGGAGATGGTTGAGTACTGCAAGCAACACTCAATCCCCTTTTTCAGTGCTTACTACCGTAGGGCACTCCCAAAATACCTTATGATCAAAGAGATGATCGACAGTGGAAAACTTGGAGAGATCAGGGCAGTCCATGTGGAGTTGCTGCAAACCATAAAACCAGAAGATACCGTGGACAAGGGGAGATGGAGAGTACAACCAGAGAAGAGCGGGGGCGGTTTGTTGCTCGATGTTGGCTCACACTCCCTTGATCTGATCGACTTCTATTTTGGCCCCATAATCGAGGCAACAGGAGAAGGGAGAAACCAGAGCCAGACGTATGGAGCTGATGATATTGTCCATGGTAGTTTCAGAACAGAGCGTGGTGTCTGTGGTACGGGACTTTGGTGTTTCAACACCTGCAAGGATGAGGATACCACCACCATTTTCGGTAGCAAGGGCATCCTCTCCTACTCTGTACTGGATATCGGAAAACCGATAACCCTTGAAACAGAAAAAGGAACCGAGGTATTGGCTGTTCCTGAACCTCCAGAACATGTAGCACAGCCCCTCATCCAAACAGTTACCGATGAATTGTTGGGAAAAGGTCACTGTCTCAGTACAGGAGAGAGTGGTATGCGTACTGACTGGGTAATGGAACGATTACAAGGAAAATAG
- a CDS encoding sugar kinase, which translates to MGNTFVTFGEIMLRLKSPGHERFFQSPALEATFGGGEANVAVSLSLLGKASRFVSALPSNAIGEAAVREVRKYGVDTSAIKMTKNGRVGIYFLETGANQRPSSVVYDRAESSIALSKPSDFDFKSVLADAQWFHITGITPAISQDAADSSLAAMKAAKEAGATVSIDLNYRKKLWNYGKKAPEVMRELVKFADVIIANEEDIQKCLGIEAKVDVTSGELDTDVYKDLTEEVKRQFPNVSVVAVTLRESKSADHNGWSAALSGKSGFYLSKHYEITDIIDRVGGGDSFSAGLVFALSEYGDDEQYVINFAVAASALKHSIDGDFNLSTKAEVEALCKGDGSGRVQR; encoded by the coding sequence ATGGGAAATACATTTGTGACATTTGGTGAGATTATGTTGAGACTCAAGTCCCCAGGGCATGAGCGTTTCTTTCAATCACCCGCTTTGGAAGCCACCTTTGGCGGAGGAGAGGCCAATGTCGCTGTTTCTCTCTCATTGCTTGGAAAGGCATCACGATTTGTGAGTGCACTTCCCTCCAATGCCATTGGGGAGGCTGCAGTACGTGAGGTTCGTAAATATGGTGTTGATACCTCAGCCATCAAGATGACCAAGAATGGCCGTGTCGGTATCTACTTTCTGGAAACAGGGGCAAACCAGAGACCCAGTAGTGTCGTATATGATCGTGCAGAGAGTTCCATTGCGCTCAGTAAACCTTCTGATTTTGATTTCAAATCAGTACTTGCTGATGCACAATGGTTCCATATCACCGGCATCACCCCGGCAATCAGCCAGGATGCAGCAGACAGTAGTCTTGCAGCAATGAAGGCGGCCAAGGAAGCAGGGGCCACTGTATCCATCGATTTGAACTATCGAAAGAAACTCTGGAACTATGGAAAGAAAGCACCTGAGGTAATGAGGGAATTGGTTAAGTTTGCTGATGTAATCATTGCGAATGAGGAAGATATCCAGAAGTGTCTGGGTATTGAGGCCAAGGTTGATGTTACCAGTGGTGAGTTGGATACAGATGTCTACAAGGATCTTACCGAAGAGGTGAAGCGCCAGTTCCCCAATGTCTCGGTGGTTGCTGTTACCCTCAGGGAGAGCAAGAGTGCCGACCACAATGGGTGGAGTGCAGCACTCAGCGGCAAGAGTGGCTTCTACCTCTCCAAGCACTATGAGATCACGGACATTATCGACCGCGTCGGTGGTGGAGACTCCTTCTCTGCTGGTCTGGTCTTCGCTCTCAGCGAGTATGGGGATGATGAACAGTATGTTATCAACTTTGCAGTGGCAGCGTCAGCTTTGAAGCACTCCATCGATGGAGATTTCAATCTCAGCACAAAAGCAGAGGTTGAGGCACTGTGCAAGGGAGATGGAAGCGGTCGCGTTCAGCGATAA